One segment of Rosa chinensis cultivar Old Blush chromosome 6, RchiOBHm-V2, whole genome shotgun sequence DNA contains the following:
- the LOC112174550 gene encoding 1-aminocyclopropane-1-carboxylate oxidase homolog 10, protein MAAVVDCDQREKELKEFDESKAGVKGLADAGVTKLPSMFVHPPENLLNSSFPQDDEQYQKFRNLQLPVIDLSGFDNFERRKVIITDINKAAESWGFFQLVNHGIPLGLMEGIQKSIRGFHELPQKEKVKWYSSDFTQKVRFFSNFNLKVSTPAAWRDTLSCKVLEDPESFEAIPQVCRREVSEYIKHIDGVQEKLSELFSEALGLSSDYLASIGCFKSRSLECHYHPICPEPHLTMGGVKHSDLPFLTLLLQDGVGGLQVLHQNVWIDVPPMKGALIANIGDMMQVITNGKFKSVEHRVLMKPTVEPRISIACFLNTDDLQKSYGPIKELISENNPPIYSEVKFEEQIKKLYNL, encoded by the exons ATGGCAGCAGTTGTGGATTGTGATCAGCGTGAGAAGGAGCTGAAAGAATTCGACGAAAGCAAAGCTGGCGTCAAAGGACTTGCAGACGCTGGGGTGACCAAGCTCCCAAGCATGTTCGTACACCCTCCTGAGAATCTACTTAACTCGTCATTCCCACAAGATGATGAGCAATATCAGAAATTTCGCAACCTTCAACTTCCGGTGATTGATCTCAGCGGTTTTGATAACTTCGAGAGGCGAAAAGTAATCATCACAGACATAAACAAAGCAGCTGAGTCATGGGGCTTCTTTCAGTTGGTGAACCATGGAATTCCGCTTGGTCTTATGGAGGGGATCCAGAAAAGTATCCGAGGGTTCCATGAGCTACCCCAGAAGGAGAAGGTGAAGTGGTACTCGAGCGATTTTACGCAGAAGGTCAGGTTCTTCAGCAATTTTAATTTGAAGGTGTCGACGCCAGCTGCCTGGAGGGATACCTTGTCATGCAAGGTCCTGGAAGACCCAGAAAGCTTTGAAGCAATACCGCAAGTGTGCAG ACGAGAAGTAAGTGAGTATATAAAACACATCGATGGAGTGCAAGAGAAGTTATCCGAGCTATTTTCGGAAGCTTTAGGTCTTAGTAGTGACTATCTTGCAAGCATAGGGTGCTTCAAATCGAGGTCATTGGAGTGCCACTATCACCCGATTTGCCCTGAACCCCATTTGACTATGGGTGGAGTCAAGCATTCAGACCTCCCCTTTCTCACCTTGCTCCTTCAAGACGGTGTTGGCGGCctacaagttcttcatcaaaatGTTTGGATTGATGTTCCCCCCATGAAGGGAGCTTTGATAGCAAATATTGGTGACATGATGCAG GTTATTACAAATGGCAAGTTCAAAAGCGTGGAGCATAGAGTTTTGATGAAACCAACTGTAGAGCCTCGTATCTCAATTGCATGTTTTTTAAATACGGATGACCTCCAAAAATCATACGGGCCGATAAAAGAGCTTATATCGGAAAACAATCCACCGATTTATAGCGAAGTCAAATTCGAAGAAcagataaaaaaattatataatttataa